In the genome of Leptospira saintgironsiae, one region contains:
- a CDS encoding exodeoxyribonuclease V subunit gamma gives MSIRVHSSYNLTDLSEALSESLREEISRQDGLYSPTVIIPNKSMETWLNLDLVQRFGVVFNIRFLFLEKFLEELLLEKFSPEIDPKSRPFLQGESRKFQIYETLLRDQEFLQRYPILKNYLLPSGRKTPDPVRLLDLSGRLAKYFKDYELHRQDWIRNWLGEKYSLLRLPGEDIWEEVATQSEIFFFQKELYSYLTNSDPSKETLIQYSMRNLSFESKAKKHSAKNVYLFALSQLSSTYIAIFQNLLPEIHLEVFQFGVPDGELVSGTERNQICRNWANSFRSLKKSWEISGAEFLHSTKKEKQTKTVLSEFKEYLGRSEYKASSRLLPDESLQILEAPGKVREVEAVFHHILSILSESKETKLTDFGIFCSDLSEYRAALEFVFEGGIQAKLAEKSGSSVKTLPYSIRDVLASETSAYISGILSLFTLLSKERSRADIFKLLRNPCFQSKWDIEPSWVEEWAKLSADLELYQDDSLSEEQALAFSFRKGFLRLAAGNILSAEEEEDLPVSPFDSGSGFSASIWIGIWKRVSYLLEEFSSLVSDPKSSGEKIIDSLSELLRELFSSPSSNPIEVELEQNIIDSLYELRSVEWDPKSFKDRLKFLEAFFKQTGGEIQVRKGQYLTGGITVSSLQPMRPIPFRHVYILGLGEGLFPGTDDTSAFNLRHLAPREGDINVRGLNQSLLYETVLSAKQSLVLSFVAEDITKDESIAPSSSLLLLEQALKENVLTPETSVRIKIPLNKHSKEYFIQKETPSAKFAEKFRKSYDLSSSLLYGKEEDKEYYRKTVLGNFQASPSIKKETPNLETIDWNDLVRFAKSPLSYHLQRKFGLYSEEISESETASEEPFRISDNFKFMKELWSYSMKKTEKEIQNSLGGLFSIWEKRGNIPRGIYGDTEFLTKSEKVGKISEAVSEVLSDVEILSGFTFGESPKKGNLLSLPIIPLEISNGMKISITGLKEDVFLKKEADDSSTLVLVYPNSKKKFKNLIEPFLIQSLLDLIPSKNTPRSAIAIFGYGDKPTIIGMNREGGETYRKKFLADLMQEFLDQSVSLISPGIWEDFPDRAEIDLSDPKNLNLLSEEYKTWAQESVQYDPEIYLDEIIRLLPYPQNYISEKDFSLCLKLYYPLEKVFYAEK, from the coding sequence ATGAGCATACGAGTCCATAGTTCCTACAATCTTACGGACTTGTCCGAAGCATTATCCGAATCCTTGAGAGAAGAGATTTCAAGGCAGGATGGGCTTTATTCTCCGACGGTAATCATCCCGAACAAAAGTATGGAGACCTGGTTGAACCTGGACCTTGTCCAGAGGTTTGGCGTGGTATTCAATATCAGATTTTTGTTCTTGGAAAAGTTTTTAGAAGAACTACTTCTCGAAAAATTTTCTCCCGAGATCGATCCAAAATCCAGGCCATTCCTCCAAGGAGAGTCCAGAAAATTCCAAATCTACGAGACCTTGCTCCGAGATCAGGAATTTCTACAAAGGTATCCAATCCTTAAAAATTATCTTTTGCCTTCCGGGAGAAAAACTCCAGATCCTGTAAGGCTCTTGGATCTGTCAGGACGTTTGGCAAAATATTTTAAGGATTACGAACTTCACAGACAGGATTGGATCCGAAACTGGCTGGGAGAAAAATATTCGCTTCTAAGATTACCTGGAGAAGATATCTGGGAAGAAGTCGCAACTCAATCAGAAATTTTTTTCTTTCAGAAAGAACTTTATTCTTATCTAACAAATTCTGATCCTTCTAAAGAAACTTTGATCCAATATTCCATGCGAAATCTTAGCTTCGAGTCTAAGGCTAAAAAACATTCTGCTAAGAATGTGTATCTATTCGCATTGTCTCAACTTTCGAGTACATATATTGCTATTTTTCAAAATCTACTTCCTGAAATTCACTTAGAAGTTTTTCAATTTGGAGTTCCAGATGGAGAACTAGTTTCTGGAACAGAAAGAAATCAGATTTGCAGAAACTGGGCGAACTCATTTCGTTCTCTAAAAAAATCCTGGGAAATTTCTGGAGCGGAATTTTTACATTCTACTAAAAAAGAAAAACAGACAAAAACAGTTCTATCGGAATTCAAAGAATATCTCGGGCGATCAGAATACAAAGCTTCCTCTAGATTACTTCCGGATGAGAGTTTACAAATCTTAGAAGCACCCGGAAAAGTTCGAGAAGTAGAAGCAGTATTCCATCATATTCTTTCCATCTTATCTGAATCCAAAGAAACTAAATTAACCGATTTTGGGATATTCTGTTCTGACCTTTCCGAATACAGAGCAGCATTAGAGTTCGTATTCGAAGGTGGTATACAAGCAAAACTTGCGGAGAAGTCAGGCAGTTCTGTAAAAACATTACCTTATAGTATAAGAGATGTGCTCGCTTCAGAAACAAGCGCCTATATCAGCGGGATACTTTCTTTATTTACTCTACTCTCTAAGGAAAGATCCAGAGCAGATATTTTCAAACTACTTAGAAATCCTTGCTTTCAATCGAAATGGGATATCGAACCATCTTGGGTAGAAGAATGGGCAAAACTTTCTGCCGACTTAGAATTATACCAAGATGATTCTTTGTCAGAAGAACAAGCACTTGCATTCTCTTTTCGAAAAGGTTTTTTACGTTTAGCCGCAGGAAATATATTATCGGCTGAAGAAGAGGAAGATCTTCCTGTCTCCCCTTTCGATTCCGGATCGGGTTTTTCCGCATCTATATGGATTGGAATTTGGAAACGTGTATCTTATTTATTAGAAGAATTTTCCTCACTTGTTTCGGATCCAAAATCTTCTGGAGAAAAAATTATAGATTCTCTATCCGAACTACTCAGAGAATTATTTTCCTCTCCTTCTTCCAATCCTATCGAAGTGGAATTAGAACAAAATATTATAGATTCATTATATGAATTGAGATCTGTCGAATGGGACCCTAAAAGTTTCAAGGATAGGCTTAAATTTTTAGAGGCTTTCTTTAAACAAACTGGAGGAGAAATCCAGGTTAGAAAAGGCCAATACCTAACTGGTGGAATTACAGTATCTTCTCTGCAGCCCATGCGTCCGATCCCATTTAGACATGTTTATATTTTAGGATTGGGAGAAGGTTTATTCCCCGGAACTGACGATACTTCCGCATTCAATTTAAGACATTTAGCTCCTAGAGAAGGGGATATAAATGTAAGAGGATTAAACCAGTCCTTATTATATGAAACAGTTTTGTCTGCAAAACAAAGTTTGGTATTATCATTCGTTGCGGAAGATATTACAAAAGACGAAAGTATCGCTCCTTCTTCTTCCTTACTTTTGCTTGAACAAGCTTTGAAGGAGAATGTATTAACTCCTGAAACTTCCGTCAGGATCAAAATTCCATTAAACAAACATAGCAAAGAATATTTTATCCAAAAAGAAACTCCTTCTGCAAAATTTGCGGAGAAGTTCCGTAAAAGTTACGATCTTTCTTCTTCTCTGCTTTATGGAAAAGAAGAAGACAAAGAATATTATCGTAAAACAGTTCTCGGGAATTTTCAGGCCAGTCCTTCTATAAAAAAGGAAACTCCAAATCTGGAGACTATAGATTGGAATGATTTGGTTCGATTTGCAAAATCTCCACTCTCTTATCATTTACAAAGAAAATTCGGACTGTACTCGGAAGAAATTTCAGAATCCGAAACTGCATCAGAAGAACCTTTCCGGATTTCGGATAATTTCAAATTTATGAAAGAATTATGGTCTTATTCTATGAAGAAGACCGAAAAAGAGATCCAAAATTCTTTGGGAGGACTTTTTTCGATTTGGGAGAAAAGAGGAAATATCCCCAGAGGAATTTACGGAGACACTGAATTTTTAACTAAATCAGAAAAAGTGGGAAAAATTTCAGAAGCAGTTTCTGAAGTACTTTCAGATGTAGAAATTTTATCCGGATTTACTTTCGGAGAATCGCCTAAAAAAGGGAATTTACTTTCTTTGCCTATTATTCCATTAGAAATTTCGAATGGAATGAAAATTAGTATAACCGGTTTGAAAGAAGATGTATTCCTGAAAAAGGAAGCCGACGACTCTTCTACCCTTGTGCTTGTATATCCGAACTCTAAGAAAAAATTCAAAAACTTAATAGAACCATTCTTGATCCAATCTTTACTGGACCTTATCCCTTCGAAAAACACTCCAAGATCAGCTATTGCAATTTTCGGATATGGAGATAAGCCAACCATTATCGGTATGAATCGAGAAGGAGGAGAAACATATCGTAAAAAATTCCTCGCTGATTTAATGCAGGAATTTTTGGATCAATCTGTTTCTTTAATTTCTCCTGGAATCTGGGAAGATTTTCCAGATAGAGCGGAAATTGATTTAAGTGATCCTAAAAATTTAAATTTACTCTCCGAGGAATACAAAACCTGGGCACAAGAATCAGTTCAGTACGATCCTGAAATTTATCTGGATGAGATCATCAGACTGTTGCCCTACCCTCAAAATTATATAAGTGAAAAGGATTTTTCCCTCTGCTTAAAACTCTATTATCCTCTGGA
- a CDS encoding LB099 family protein yields MDYEKEKKKLLSAKTPEQYIEFSIKSKLEGPKKSSITTEWLNKSGYTIDDIKYARNRHPFWREKRNKGSYERNSRRLEYHNYYKTDEKIVWDDAKLSKFYDLNQEGNADHELARLFKTSIPAVNHIRRKFRFSTILLELEKKKPNKAAVIKLSGHSESVLKRLIKEKGKK; encoded by the coding sequence ATGGATTACGAAAAGGAAAAAAAGAAACTCCTCTCTGCGAAAACGCCAGAGCAGTACATTGAATTTTCCATCAAATCAAAACTAGAAGGACCCAAGAAGTCAAGTATTACCACAGAATGGCTAAATAAATCTGGTTATACAATAGATGACATAAAATATGCAAGGAATAGGCATCCTTTTTGGAGAGAGAAAAGAAACAAAGGCTCTTACGAAAGAAACAGTCGTCGTCTAGAATACCATAACTACTATAAGACAGACGAGAAGATCGTTTGGGATGATGCCAAACTTTCCAAGTTTTACGACCTAAATCAGGAAGGAAATGCGGATCATGAGTTGGCTAGACTTTTCAAAACGTCCATTCCAGCTGTGAATCATATTCGCAGAAAATTCCGTTTTTCCACCATTCTATTAGAACTGGAAAAAAAGAAACCTAACAAGGCTGCGGTTATCAAGCTAAGCGGTCACTCTGAATCTGTTCTGAAACGTTTGATTAAGGAAAAGGGAAAAAAATAA
- a CDS encoding polysaccharide deacetylase family protein, producing MYKQISRFSILLVLSIFTSSVLFAGPVHEFLSSDSKSKTNQEEEGPKHPSAPKREIPRSEETSSPSPKIEAKVKKEKEESVASAEPSSRKSKRIERRKKGKTKVSKKDKQETKEKEKETASKKYENSLPGMSELPPKTQYDTNSQNANAELGHGKGIPVLCYHHLVGNQDPMGGYNLDPSLLEEQFKYLKSIGYQTISLDQFYQYQQGKAGSDFPARPVLLTFDDGSLTHRDVLVPLLKKYGMRASVFIYPTVISNPRYKFYLSWAALKEALDSGVLDIGSHTVYHPKLPAMSRAEIRSQLRDSKATLEAKTGRKIQDLAYPFGLFDVRVIEEAKAAGYRMAFTVNPGKNVPGTYAYTIHRSLVTWGMSQSRFNSILSASPPVKIQLGVLDGSWVKPGDSFPVIVEGLDPKSVAIKISGKEGIIQRKSNTEYIIRIPEFKKTTYPAMTVIGKTPSGKRSETQFLFVNRKEFKKDPD from the coding sequence ATGTATAAACAAATCAGCCGCTTTTCCATTTTACTTGTTCTGAGTATCTTCACTTCTTCCGTACTTTTTGCAGGACCAGTCCATGAATTTTTAAGTTCAGATTCTAAGTCCAAAACAAACCAAGAAGAAGAAGGTCCAAAACATCCTTCCGCACCTAAAAGAGAAATTCCTAGATCGGAAGAAACTTCTTCACCTTCTCCTAAGATAGAAGCGAAGGTTAAAAAAGAAAAAGAAGAATCTGTTGCTTCTGCTGAACCTTCTTCGCGTAAATCTAAACGTATAGAGCGCAGGAAAAAAGGGAAAACTAAGGTTTCTAAAAAGGATAAGCAAGAAACTAAAGAGAAAGAAAAAGAGACTGCTTCTAAGAAATACGAAAATTCTCTTCCTGGAATGTCTGAACTTCCTCCTAAAACGCAATACGATACGAATAGCCAAAACGCAAATGCAGAATTGGGACATGGAAAAGGGATCCCTGTTTTATGTTATCATCACCTGGTTGGGAACCAAGACCCAATGGGAGGATATAATTTAGATCCTAGCCTTTTAGAAGAACAGTTTAAATATCTTAAATCTATAGGCTACCAAACCATTAGTTTGGACCAATTCTATCAATACCAACAAGGTAAGGCTGGTTCTGATTTCCCTGCCCGTCCTGTTCTTTTAACGTTTGATGATGGTTCCTTAACTCATAGAGATGTGCTTGTTCCTCTACTTAAAAAATATGGGATGAGAGCTTCTGTTTTTATTTATCCTACTGTGATCTCCAATCCTAGATATAAATTTTATTTAAGTTGGGCGGCGTTGAAAGAAGCTTTGGACAGTGGAGTTTTGGATATAGGTTCTCATACAGTATACCATCCTAAATTACCTGCAATGTCTAGAGCTGAGATTCGAAGCCAGCTCAGAGATTCTAAAGCAACTTTGGAAGCAAAAACCGGAAGAAAGATCCAAGACCTGGCTTATCCATTCGGATTATTCGATGTACGAGTGATAGAAGAAGCTAAGGCTGCAGGTTATAGAATGGCTTTCACTGTAAACCCAGGGAAGAATGTTCCAGGAACGTACGCTTATACGATCCATAGATCCTTGGTGACTTGGGGAATGTCTCAGTCTAGATTTAATTCTATTTTAAGTGCTTCTCCACCTGTTAAGATCCAACTGGGAGTTTTGGATGGTTCTTGGGTAAAACCAGGAGATAGTTTTCCTGTTATAGTAGAAGGTCTAGACCCTAAGTCGGTGGCAATCAAGATCAGCGGGAAAGAAGGTATCATTCAAAGAAAGTCGAATACAGAATATATCATTAGAATTCCTGAATTCAAAAAGACTACTTATCCAGCTATGACTGTGATTGGCAAAACTCCTTCTGGCAAAAGAAGTGAAACTCAATTTTTATTTGTAAATAGAAAAGAGTTTAAAAAAGACCCTGACTAA
- a CDS encoding sensor domain-containing diguanylate cyclase, with amino-acid sequence MPKDSETFERIKTSRTRNRLPLVLWTVLLSLALPYSYFADPVPDQGPVLRLDSHSAGKIPLREEISYFKDTEGNLTWEDISAADSEVEFKKNTDRMPNFGYDSSPYWLKFSVEAEESLSEERFLTLEYPHIDYVDVYWKDSKGREGEFHTGDMLPFKERPIAERYFVFPLTLEDKGKIEVFIRVKSEGSLTLPLHLVTKSHLEHSSRISLLIDGIYFGALGVMVFYNFFLFLGIREKTYIYYVILIFAATYFLIMSSGYGFWFLVPNSPKFVNSSFIMATCIAMIFLGLFAEEYLQTRNTYPILHIFIRGLTIIWSILTVLPLFVALKYLLPFTAILPILEILVLMIISLVQSLRKDRKARIFLSAWMFSLIGVFIFSLNRLGLFDSEEIASGTLKIGVLSNVILLSLGLVDRINTFQKEKEEYKERADKLFELSLMDPLTGVANRRFFDQELEREWNRSVRTERPLSVLMIDVDFFKAYNDTYGHLKGDQVLFQVAQSLKECLNRSSDMIARFGGEEFSVILPDTPVEGAIVVALNMLQTVEDMGIPHSESTFTRVTVSIGVSSNTDRDIHSYQELLGLADKNLYDSKAFGRNHIRH; translated from the coding sequence ATGCCAAAAGATTCCGAGACATTCGAAAGAATTAAAACATCCAGAACTCGGAATCGCCTTCCTCTTGTTTTATGGACGGTGTTGCTTTCTCTCGCCCTCCCCTATTCTTACTTTGCAGATCCTGTTCCAGACCAGGGTCCTGTACTTCGTTTAGATTCTCATTCTGCAGGCAAAATCCCTTTAAGGGAAGAGATCTCTTATTTCAAAGATACAGAAGGAAACCTTACCTGGGAAGATATCTCCGCAGCAGATTCCGAAGTTGAATTCAAAAAGAATACGGATAGAATGCCAAACTTCGGTTATGACTCTTCTCCTTATTGGCTTAAATTTTCTGTAGAAGCGGAAGAATCTCTTTCAGAAGAACGTTTTCTCACCTTAGAATATCCTCATATAGATTATGTAGATGTGTATTGGAAAGATTCTAAAGGGAGAGAAGGTGAATTCCATACCGGAGACATGCTTCCCTTTAAGGAAAGACCAATTGCAGAGAGATATTTTGTATTTCCTTTAACCTTAGAAGACAAGGGCAAGATAGAAGTTTTCATCCGGGTCAAGTCAGAAGGATCACTCACTCTTCCCCTTCATTTAGTTACTAAATCTCACCTGGAACATTCTTCTAGAATTTCCTTACTCATAGATGGTATCTATTTTGGCGCCCTCGGGGTAATGGTATTCTATAATTTTTTCTTATTTTTAGGGATCCGAGAAAAGACCTATATATATTACGTAATTTTAATTTTTGCGGCGACTTACTTTTTAATTATGAGTTCCGGATATGGTTTCTGGTTTTTGGTCCCGAATTCGCCTAAATTCGTGAATTCTTCCTTTATCATGGCGACTTGTATCGCGATGATATTTTTGGGCCTCTTCGCAGAAGAATATCTTCAGACCAGAAATACGTATCCGATCCTGCATATATTCATCCGAGGACTAACGATCATATGGTCCATTCTAACCGTTTTACCACTATTTGTAGCTTTAAAATACCTTCTTCCGTTTACAGCGATTCTTCCAATTTTGGAAATCCTCGTACTAATGATCATTTCATTGGTCCAAAGTCTTCGAAAAGATAGAAAGGCCAGAATTTTCTTAAGTGCATGGATGTTCAGTTTAATAGGAGTATTCATATTTTCACTGAATAGACTTGGACTTTTTGATTCAGAAGAGATCGCTTCCGGAACATTGAAGATCGGTGTTCTAAGTAACGTTATTCTTCTGTCTCTGGGACTTGTAGATAGGATCAACACATTCCAAAAGGAAAAAGAGGAATATAAGGAAAGAGCAGATAAACTATTTGAACTTTCTCTAATGGATCCTTTAACCGGGGTAGCTAACAGAAGGTTCTTTGACCAAGAATTAGAAAGAGAATGGAACCGTTCTGTCCGAACAGAAAGACCACTTTCTGTTTTAATGATAGATGTGGACTTCTTCAAGGCGTATAACGATACCTATGGTCATTTGAAAGGGGATCAAGTGCTCTTCCAAGTGGCTCAATCGTTAAAAGAATGTTTAAATCGTTCTTCTGATATGATCGCTAGATTTGGAGGAGAAGAATTCTCCGTTATTCTCCCTGATACCCCTGTTGAGGGTGCTATAGTAGTTGCCTTGAACATGTTACAGACAGTCGAAGATATGGGGATACCTCATTCAGAGAGTACCTTCACAAGAGTTACTGTTTCTATAGGTGTTTCTAGTAATACAGATCGTGATATTCATTCTTACCAAGAATTGCTTGGATTAGCTGATAAAAACCTATACGATTCCAAGGCATTTGGTCGAAATCATATACGTCATTGA
- a CDS encoding AMP-dependent synthetase/ligase translates to MEPLKLPFLNSQTLYWTLKTSTESFKEHPAQFFKPDGKTYKSINFKELGNIVTRIGLGLVSIGVKKGENVGLIADSGHRWIWASMGITNIGSVDVPRGTDSTLEDLIYILNHSKAEVCFAGNSEVVRKISSSASSFPHLKTVILFESSHHSEQRHPFKLLHLDDLISLGDRWIQEKGELEFHSRGESIQESDLATIVYTSGTTGRPKGVMLTHRNIIFNVNMSLALDDVRITPEDRTMAYLPPWHIAERLIETACIRAGASEAFTSISSLGQDLQDIKPTFLLSVPRVWESFYNKVQDKLKDASPVAKSIFKSFQVVANSYYKYKSRLFGLEFALKPRSFFGEFFHRMGGLFGTLFWFVPNILAQLVFSKIRKSLGGKLKFAISGAGALPEYIDRFFNSIGIPILEGYGMTETSGASTRRRLNKITVGTLGKCIPGVEIKILDEKGEEIHEPGVKGIAWHKGGHIMQGYYLDPEKTAETMKDGWLNSGDLLLWTSQGELKYAGRAKDTIVLLGGENLEPEPIEFALTQSELILQAMIVGHDQKTLSALLVPDWEVLDKQLRDWKSRLLQEIADPNSDPDVRELFKKEIKERVSSKNGFKNFEKVSNFYLLPKKFEPGDELTMTMKVKRNVVSDKYKNQIDELFR, encoded by the coding sequence ATGGAACCTCTCAAACTCCCCTTTCTAAATTCTCAGACATTATATTGGACTTTAAAGACTTCTACAGAATCTTTTAAAGAGCATCCGGCTCAATTCTTTAAACCGGATGGTAAAACTTATAAATCCATAAACTTTAAAGAGCTGGGTAATATAGTGACCAGGATCGGTTTGGGTCTTGTATCTATTGGAGTTAAAAAAGGAGAGAATGTAGGTTTGATCGCCGATTCCGGACATCGTTGGATTTGGGCGAGTATGGGAATTACAAATATTGGAAGTGTGGATGTACCTAGAGGAACCGACTCCACTCTCGAAGATTTGATCTATATCTTAAACCATTCAAAAGCAGAAGTTTGTTTTGCAGGTAATTCAGAAGTGGTTCGTAAGATCAGTTCTTCTGCTTCTTCGTTTCCTCATTTAAAAACAGTCATTTTATTCGAATCTTCTCATCATTCTGAACAAAGACATCCATTCAAACTTTTGCATCTAGATGATCTAATCTCTTTAGGAGACAGATGGATCCAAGAAAAAGGAGAATTAGAATTTCATTCTAGAGGAGAATCCATCCAAGAATCTGATCTAGCTACTATCGTTTATACTTCTGGGACAACAGGACGTCCTAAGGGAGTGATGTTAACTCATAGAAACATAATCTTTAATGTGAATATGTCTTTGGCATTGGACGATGTTCGTATCACTCCGGAAGATAGAACAATGGCTTACCTTCCACCTTGGCATATTGCAGAAAGATTGATTGAGACCGCATGTATTAGAGCAGGAGCTTCAGAAGCCTTTACTTCTATTTCCAGTTTGGGACAAGATCTGCAGGATATCAAACCTACTTTCCTTCTTTCTGTACCAAGAGTTTGGGAAAGTTTTTATAATAAGGTCCAAGATAAACTAAAGGATGCTTCTCCAGTTGCTAAATCTATTTTCAAAAGTTTCCAAGTAGTAGCAAATTCTTATTATAAATATAAGAGCAGACTTTTTGGTTTAGAGTTCGCTTTAAAACCTAGATCTTTCTTTGGAGAATTTTTCCATAGAATGGGCGGACTATTCGGAACATTATTCTGGTTTGTGCCTAATATTCTAGCTCAATTAGTATTTTCTAAAATACGAAAAAGCCTGGGTGGAAAATTAAAATTTGCCATCTCAGGAGCAGGAGCACTTCCAGAGTATATAGATAGATTTTTTAATTCTATAGGAATTCCAATCTTAGAAGGATACGGAATGACTGAGACTAGCGGAGCTTCTACCAGAAGAAGGTTAAATAAGATTACAGTTGGAACCCTGGGAAAATGTATCCCTGGTGTAGAGATCAAGATCTTAGATGAGAAGGGAGAAGAAATTCACGAGCCTGGGGTGAAAGGGATCGCTTGGCATAAAGGCGGTCATATCATGCAGGGATACTATTTAGATCCTGAAAAAACTGCGGAGACAATGAAGGACGGATGGTTGAATTCAGGGGACCTTCTTCTTTGGACCTCCCAAGGAGAATTAAAATACGCAGGAAGAGCTAAGGATACAATTGTACTTTTGGGTGGAGAAAATTTGGAACCTGAGCCAATCGAGTTCGCTCTTACTCAAAGTGAGTTGATCTTGCAGGCAATGATCGTAGGACATGACCAGAAAACGTTAAGTGCACTTTTGGTCCCGGATTGGGAAGTCTTAGACAAACAATTACGAGACTGGAAATCCAGATTATTACAAGAAATTGCTGATCCAAATTCTGATCCAGACGTCAGAGAATTGTTCAAAAAAGAGATTAAAGAGAGAGTTTCCTCTAAAAACGGTTTTAAAAATTTCGAAAAAGTATCTAATTTTTACCTTCTTCCGAAAAAATTCGAACCTGGAGACGAGTTGACCATGACTATGAAGGTGAAGAGGAACGTTGTCTCGGATAAATATAAGAATCAAATAGATGAATTATTCAGATAA
- a CDS encoding DoxX family protein — protein sequence MPVLTQTVKNRLSTILSVFSALIFLQTLFFKFTGQDESVHIFSTLGIEPWGRIGTGSVEFFVAILLIFPPSRFVGALVGFGLMIGAVLSHLLFLGIVVDDDGGLLFAMAVSVLVSCIIILNLEWDHRPPT from the coding sequence ATGCCGGTTTTGACTCAAACAGTAAAGAATCGATTGTCCACGATACTTTCCGTTTTTTCGGCTCTTATATTTTTGCAGACCTTATTTTTTAAATTCACAGGACAAGATGAATCAGTTCATATCTTCTCCACTTTGGGGATAGAACCTTGGGGAAGGATCGGAACAGGCTCAGTCGAATTTTTTGTAGCTATACTTTTGATTTTCCCTCCATCCAGATTTGTAGGAGCCTTAGTAGGTTTCGGACTTATGATCGGTGCAGTATTATCTCACCTTTTATTTTTAGGAATAGTGGTAGATGATGATGGAGGTTTACTCTTCGCAATGGCAGTCAGCGTTCTCGTTTCCTGCATCATTATACTGAATCTAGAGTGGGACCATAGACCTCCTACCTAG
- a CDS encoding porin, with protein MKARYPIFTLLFFLFSQSVNAESIKSVKKKKVRQRQTESSEKNPNSQQELQEHILTSMGFGKGLSFETSDKQNFLNMRVRFQERAVETISQKEGEKQTEGLEFQARRARLVFSGNFLGKDWQYYVQLSFSNLDMEEDRPVPLRDASLSYTKFNNANIKLGQMKVPYNRQRFISDGLQEFVDRTVSNEELNLDRDVGVLVSSSNLFGLNCLGYSAGVFGGEGRNRSSNSSGLLTSGKLTYYPLGVFSDNGEPDLEHSEKPKLAISVAGANNQNTNRDLSTHGETYQFARFDYTHTGAEFLFQWKGFSASGEYLTRKANSPFVEKEIGNRRFTEYSRSVKGGFFQLGYLFKNNLGVALRYSEYRPWGKTDPKLTYSRERGLAVSYYLKDHNLKIQADYAYLEGGYVDSMGSHRIRAQIQVFL; from the coding sequence ATGAAAGCCCGCTATCCAATTTTCACACTTCTATTCTTTCTGTTTTCCCAATCCGTAAATGCGGAGTCCATTAAGTCGGTTAAAAAGAAGAAGGTCCGGCAAAGACAAACGGAAAGCTCTGAAAAAAATCCAAACTCTCAGCAAGAACTACAAGAACATATCCTGACTAGTATGGGATTTGGAAAAGGACTATCTTTCGAAACTTCAGATAAACAAAACTTTCTGAATATGAGAGTTCGTTTCCAAGAAAGAGCAGTTGAAACGATCAGTCAAAAAGAAGGAGAAAAACAAACGGAAGGTTTGGAATTCCAAGCCAGAAGAGCAAGGCTTGTTTTCTCTGGGAATTTTTTAGGTAAGGACTGGCAATATTACGTTCAATTATCTTTTTCTAATTTAGATATGGAAGAGGATAGACCTGTTCCTTTGAGAGATGCTTCCCTATCCTACACGAAATTTAATAATGCGAATATCAAGCTAGGGCAAATGAAAGTGCCTTATAATCGCCAAAGATTTATATCCGACGGTTTACAAGAATTTGTAGATAGAACAGTTTCAAATGAAGAATTGAATCTGGACAGAGATGTTGGAGTTTTGGTTTCTTCTTCCAATCTATTCGGCTTAAATTGTTTAGGATATTCCGCAGGAGTTTTTGGAGGAGAAGGAAGAAATAGGAGTTCCAACTCAAGCGGATTATTGACTAGCGGAAAACTTACCTATTATCCTTTGGGAGTTTTTTCAGATAATGGAGAACCGGATCTGGAACATTCTGAAAAACCAAAACTTGCAATATCGGTTGCAGGTGCAAATAACCAAAATACGAATCGTGATCTTTCTACTCATGGGGAAACTTATCAATTTGCAAGATTTGATTATACGCATACGGGAGCAGAGTTTTTATTCCAATGGAAAGGTTTCTCTGCTTCCGGAGAATATCTGACTAGAAAAGCAAACTCACCCTTCGTGGAAAAAGAAATTGGGAATCGGAGATTCACTGAATATTCCAGATCAGTAAAAGGAGGATTTTTCCAGCTAGGTTATCTTTTTAAAAATAATCTAGGAGTGGCTCTTAGATATTCTGAATACAGACCTTGGGGAAAAACGGATCCAAAACTTACTTATTCAAGAGAAAGAGGTCTCGCAGTTTCTTATTATCTCAAGGATCATAATTTGAAAATACAGGCGGATTACGCTTATTTGGAAGGAGGATACGTGGACAGTATGGGTTCTCATAGGATCCGGGCCCAGATACAAGTGTTCTTATAA